From a single Streptomyces rubradiris genomic region:
- a CDS encoding GNAT family N-acetyltransferase has protein sequence MSLVRRARPEDAGEVLRLRQIMIDSLWGDGGGGGDGAAGWQRESLPELRERLAGDADFAAFVVDHPGRPGALAALVAGTVEYRIGKPGNPRGRVGYVFSVATDPDARRRGYARACMEELLAWFRARGAGHVLLNASPEAEPLYTALGFTRDSDPSMRLSL, from the coding sequence ATGAGTCTCGTACGACGGGCCCGGCCCGAGGATGCCGGGGAAGTACTGCGACTGCGCCAGATCATGATCGATTCCCTGTGGGGCGACGGAGGCGGCGGGGGTGACGGGGCGGCCGGCTGGCAGCGCGAGTCGCTGCCGGAACTGCGCGAGCGGCTCGCCGGGGACGCGGACTTCGCCGCGTTCGTGGTGGACCACCCCGGCCGGCCGGGGGCGCTGGCCGCGCTGGTGGCGGGGACCGTGGAGTACCGCATCGGCAAGCCCGGCAATCCGCGGGGCCGGGTCGGGTACGTCTTCAGCGTGGCGACCGACCCCGACGCCCGCAGGCGGGGCTACGCGCGCGCGTGCATGGAGGAGCTGCTGGCCTGGTTCCGGGCGCGCGGCGCCGGACACGTGCTGCTCAACGCCTCGCCGGAGGCCGAGCCGCTGTACACCGCGCTGGGCTTCACCCGGGATTCCGACCCGTCGATGCGGCTGTCGCTGTGA
- a CDS encoding MerR family transcriptional regulator encodes MTVMQTTPAATGQATPADICSAPPRRHPRPDGQDRYTISEVVAFTGLTAHTLRWYERIGLMPHVDRSHTGQRRYRNRDLDWLDFVTKLRLTGMPVADMVRYAELVREGEGTYAERRDLLESTRRDVLNRIAELRDTLAVLDRKISFYATEGTTR; translated from the coding sequence ATGACGGTGATGCAGACCACGCCAGCGGCCACCGGGCAAGCCACCCCCGCCGACATCTGCTCCGCCCCTCCCCGGCGCCACCCCCGCCCCGACGGCCAGGACCGCTACACGATCAGCGAGGTCGTGGCGTTCACCGGTCTGACCGCGCACACCCTGCGCTGGTACGAGCGGATCGGGCTGATGCCGCACGTCGACCGCTCACACACCGGCCAGCGCCGCTACCGCAACCGCGACCTGGACTGGCTGGACTTCGTGACCAAGCTCCGGCTGACCGGCATGCCGGTGGCGGACATGGTCCGGTACGCGGAGCTGGTCCGGGAGGGCGAGGGCACCTACGCGGAGCGGCGGGACCTGCTGGAGTCGACCCGCCGGGACGTCCTGAACCGGATCGCCGAACTGCGCGACACGCTCGCCGTACTCGACCGCAAGATCAGTTTTTACGCCACGGAGGGGACCACTCGATGA